In Nycticebus coucang isolate mNycCou1 chromosome 9, mNycCou1.pri, whole genome shotgun sequence, the following are encoded in one genomic region:
- the PEX6 gene encoding peroxisome biogenesis factor 6 isoform X5, which yields MALAVLRLLEPFPTETSPLAVLLPPGGPWPAAGLGMVLALRPAGESPAGPALLVAALDGPGAETEEQGPGPPELLVSRALLRLLALGSGAWVRARPVRRPPALCWALLGASAGPALGPRVGQLLVRRGEALPVPGPRVLETRPALQGLLGPGTRLAVTELPVRTRQCSESGDRSRLPPPPMVSSFAVSGTVRRLQGVLGGTGDSLAVSRSCLRGLGLFQGEWVWVARAGEPSNTSQPHLVTVQVLEPPWDLSERLGPGSGQLREHLADGLALVPATLAFNLGCDPLEVGELSIQVSPGRGYSVCANSWASRTPGRKSRETAQVPCSSLCADTSAAVEAKLQSTFSRARRCRPVVLLLTAVDLLGRDRDGLGEDARVVATLRHLLLSEDPISSCPPLMVVATTSRAQDLLADVQTAFLHELEVPVLSEGQRLSILRALTAHVPLGQEVNLAQLARRCAGFVVGDIYALLTHSSRAACTRMKNSGLSEEDEGELCAAGFPLLAEDFGQALEQLQTAHSQAVGAPKIPSVSWHDVGGLQEVKKEILETIQLPLEHPELLSLGLRRSGLLLHGPPGTGKTLLAKAVATECSLTFLSVKGPELINMYVGQSEENVREVFARARAAAPCIIFFDELDSLAPSRGRSGDSGGVMDRVVSQLLAELDGLHSTQDVFVIGATNRPDLLDPALLRPGRFDKLVFVGVSEDRASQLRILSAITRKFKLEPSVSLANVLDCCPSQMTGADLYSLCSDAMTAALKRRVHDLEEGLEPGSSALLLTMEDLLQAAARLQPSVSEQELLRYKRIQRKFAAC from the exons ATGGCGTTGGCTGTTCTGCGGCTTCTGGAACCTTTTCCGACCGAGACATCCCCGTTGGCAGTGCTGCTGCCGCCTGGGGGCCCGTGGCCGGCGgcggggctgggcatggtgctggCCCTGCGGCCTGCAGGGGAGAGCCCAGCAGGGCCCGCGCTGCTAGTGGCGGCCCTAGATGGGCCGGGCGCGGAGACCGAGGAGCAAGGTCCCGGGCCCCCGGAGCTGCTGGTTAGCCGCGCACTGCTGCGGCTCCTGGCTCTGGGTTCCGGTGCGTGGGTGCGGGCGCGGCCAGTGCGGCGGCCCCCGGCGCTGTGCTGGGCGCTGCTCGGCGCCTCGGCGGGGCCAGCGCTCGGACCCCGAGTCGGGCAGCTGCTGGTGAGGCGCGGAGAGGCCCTGCCAGTGCCTGGACCGCGGGTCCTGGAGACGCGGCCGGCGTTGCAAGGGCTGCTGGGTCCAGGAACTCGGCTGGCTGTGACTGAGCTACCTGTGCGGACCAGACAGTGCTCGGAGAGTGGGGACCGCAGCAGGCTCCCACCTCCACCCATGGTGTCCTCTTTTGCGGTTTCTGGCACAGTCCGGCGACTCCAAGGAGTTCTGGGAGGAACTGGAGATTCACTGGCAGTGAGTCGGAGTTGTCTTCGTGGCCTCGGCCTCTTCCAGGGAGAATGGGTATGGGTGGCCCGGGCCGGGGAGCCATCAAATACTTCTCAGCCACACTTGGTCACAGTGCAGGTCCTAGAACCTCCCTGGGACCTCTCTGAGAGGCTGGGACCTGGCTCTGGGCAGCTGAGAGAGCACCTGGCTGACGGACTGGCGCTCGTGCCTGCCACGTTGGCTTTTAACCTCGGCTGTGACCCTTTGGAAGTGGGAGAGCTCAGCATTCAG GTTAGTCCAGGAAGGGGATATTCTGTGTGTGCCAACAGTTGGGCAAGTAGAACTCCTGGAAGGAAGTCCAGAGAAACTGCCCAG gTGCCCTGCTCCAGCCTCTGTGCAGACACTAGTGCAGCTGTGGAGGCAAAGCTGCAGTCCACCTTCTCCCGGGCCCGCCGCTGCCGGCCTGTGGTCTTGTTGCTGACAGCTGTGGACCTTCTAGGTCGGGACCGTGATGGGCTGGGTGAGGATGCCCGTGTAGTGGCCACACTGCGTCACCTCCTCCTCAGTGAAGACCCCATTAGCAG CTGCCCTCCCCTGATGGTTGTGGCCACCACAAGCCGAGCCCAGGACCTGCTGGCTGATGTGCAGACAGCATTTCTGCATGAACTGGAGGTGCCTGTGCTATCAGAGGGGCAGCGGCTTAGCATCCTGCGGGCCCTCACTGCCCATGTTCCCCTGGGCCAAGAGGTGAACCTGGCACAGCTGGCGCGGCGGTGTGCA GGCTTTGTGGTAGGGGATATCTATGCCCTTCTGACCCACAGCAGCCGAGCCGCCTGCACCAGGATGAAGAACTCAgg tttGAGCGAGGAAGATGAGGGGGAGCTGTGTGCTGCTGGATTTCCCCTCTTGGCTGAGGACTTTGGGCAGGCACTAGAGCAACTGCAGACAGCTCACTCCCAGGCCGTCGGAGCCCCCAAG ATCCCCTCAGTGTCCTGGCATGATGTGGGCGGTCTGCAGGAGGTGAAGAAGGAGATTCTGGAGACCATTCAGCTCCCTCTAGAGCACCCTGAGCTGCTGAGCCTGGGTTTGAGACGCTCCGGCCTTCTGCTCCACGGGCCCCCTGGCACTGGCAAGACCCTCCTGGCCAAGGCAGTAGCCACTGAGTGCAGCCTTACCTTCCTCAG TGTGAAGGGACCAGAGCTCATCAACATGTACGTGGGCCAAAGTGAGGAGAATGTGCGGGAAG TGTTTGCCAGGGCCCGGGCTGCAGCTCCATGCATTATCTTCTTTGATGAACTGGATTCTTTGGCCCCAAGCCGAGGGCGAAGTGGAGACTCTGGAGGTGTGATGGACAG GGTGGTGTCTCAGCTCCTGGCTGAGCTGGATGGACTTCACAGCACTCAGGATGTATTTGTGATTGGAGCCACCAACAGACCAGACCTCCTGGACCCTGCCCTCCTGCGACCTGGCAG ATTTGACAAGCTGGTGTTTGTGGGAGTGAGCGAGGACCGGGCTTCCCAGCTACGTATTCTGAGCGCCATCACACGCAA ATTCAAGCTAGAACCCTCTGTGAGCCTGGCAAACGTGCTGGATTGCTGCCCTTCCCAGATGACAGGTGCAGACCTCTACTCTCTCTGCTCTGATGCCATGACAGCTGCTCTCAAACGCAGGGTTCATGATCTAGAGGAAG GGCTGGAGCCTGGGAGCTCAGCACTGCTACTCACCATGGAGGACCTATTGCAGGCAGCTGCCCGGCTGCAGCCCTCAGTCAGTGAGCAGGAGCTGCTCCGGTACAAGCGCATTCAGCGCAAGTTTGCTGCCTGCTAA
- the PEX6 gene encoding peroxisome biogenesis factor 6 isoform X1 → MALAVLRLLEPFPTETSPLAVLLPPGGPWPAAGLGMVLALRPAGESPAGPALLVAALDGPGAETEEQGPGPPELLVSRALLRLLALGSGAWVRARPVRRPPALCWALLGASAGPALGPRVGQLLVRRGEALPVPGPRVLETRPALQGLLGPGTRLAVTELPVRTRQCSESGDRSRLPPPPMVSSFAVSGTVRRLQGVLGGTGDSLAVSRSCLRGLGLFQGEWVWVARAGEPSNTSQPHLVTVQVLEPPWDLSERLGPGSGQLREHLADGLALVPATLAFNLGCDPLEVGELSIQRYLEGSIASEDKGSCSLLPGPPFARELHIEIVSSPHYSTNGNYDHVLYQHFQTPRLVQEGDILCVPTVGQVELLEGSPEKLPRWQEIFFKVKKTVGEAPGGPTNAYLADTTHTSLYMVGSSLSLVPRLPSGEFTLWNSLSPPGLESLVTDLCAILKPRLQPGGALLTGTSSVLLWGPPGSGKTTVVAAACGRLGLHLLKVPCSSLCADTSAAVEAKLQSTFSRARRCRPVVLLLTAVDLLGRDRDGLGEDARVVATLRHLLLSEDPISSCPPLMVVATTSRAQDLLADVQTAFLHELEVPVLSEGQRLSILRALTAHVPLGQEVNLAQLARRCAGFVVGDIYALLTHSSRAACTRMKNSGLSEEDEGELCAAGFPLLAEDFGQALEQLQTAHSQAVGAPKIPSVSWHDVGGLQEVKKEILETIQLPLEHPELLSLGLRRSGLLLHGPPGTGKTLLAKAVATECSLTFLSVKGPELINMYVGQSEENVREVFARARAAAPCIIFFDELDSLAPSRGRSGDSGGVMDRVVSQLLAELDGLHSTQDVFVIGATNRPDLLDPALLRPGRFDKLVFVGVSEDRASQLRILSAITRKFKLEPSVSLANVLDCCPSQMTGADLYSLCSDAMTAALKRRVHDLEEGLEPGSSALLLTMEDLLQAAARLQPSVSEQELLRYKRIQRKFAAC, encoded by the exons ATGGCGTTGGCTGTTCTGCGGCTTCTGGAACCTTTTCCGACCGAGACATCCCCGTTGGCAGTGCTGCTGCCGCCTGGGGGCCCGTGGCCGGCGgcggggctgggcatggtgctggCCCTGCGGCCTGCAGGGGAGAGCCCAGCAGGGCCCGCGCTGCTAGTGGCGGCCCTAGATGGGCCGGGCGCGGAGACCGAGGAGCAAGGTCCCGGGCCCCCGGAGCTGCTGGTTAGCCGCGCACTGCTGCGGCTCCTGGCTCTGGGTTCCGGTGCGTGGGTGCGGGCGCGGCCAGTGCGGCGGCCCCCGGCGCTGTGCTGGGCGCTGCTCGGCGCCTCGGCGGGGCCAGCGCTCGGACCCCGAGTCGGGCAGCTGCTGGTGAGGCGCGGAGAGGCCCTGCCAGTGCCTGGACCGCGGGTCCTGGAGACGCGGCCGGCGTTGCAAGGGCTGCTGGGTCCAGGAACTCGGCTGGCTGTGACTGAGCTACCTGTGCGGACCAGACAGTGCTCGGAGAGTGGGGACCGCAGCAGGCTCCCACCTCCACCCATGGTGTCCTCTTTTGCGGTTTCTGGCACAGTCCGGCGACTCCAAGGAGTTCTGGGAGGAACTGGAGATTCACTGGCAGTGAGTCGGAGTTGTCTTCGTGGCCTCGGCCTCTTCCAGGGAGAATGGGTATGGGTGGCCCGGGCCGGGGAGCCATCAAATACTTCTCAGCCACACTTGGTCACAGTGCAGGTCCTAGAACCTCCCTGGGACCTCTCTGAGAGGCTGGGACCTGGCTCTGGGCAGCTGAGAGAGCACCTGGCTGACGGACTGGCGCTCGTGCCTGCCACGTTGGCTTTTAACCTCGGCTGTGACCCTTTGGAAGTGGGAGAGCTCAGCATTCAG AGGTACTTGGAAGGCTCCATTGCCTCTGAAGACAAAGGAAGCTGCTCACTGCTGCCTGGGCCTCCATTTGCCAGAgagttgcacattgaaattgtgTCTTCTCCCCACTACAGCACTAATGGAAATTATGACCATGTTCTTTACCAGCACTTTCAGACACCCAG GTTAGTCCAGGAAGGGGATATTCTGTGTGTGCCAACAGTTGGGCAAGTAGAACTCCTGGAAGGAAGTCCAGAGAAACTGCCCAG GTGGCAggagatattttttaaagtaaagaaaacagTTGGAGAAGCTCCAGGTGGACCAACTAACGCCTACTTGGCCGATACCACCCATACCTCCTTGTACATG GTAGGTTCTTCCCTGAGCCTTGTTCCAAGGCTTCCTTCAGGAGAATTCACTCTCTGGAACAGTTTATCTCCTCCGGGCCTGGAGTCCTTGGTAACTGACCTCTGTGCTATCCTGAAACCCCGCCTCCAGCCAGG GGGTGCCTTATTGACAGGAACTAGCAGCGTCCTTCTCTGGGGCCCCCCGGGCAGTGGGAAAACCACAGTAGTTGCTGCTGCCTGTGGTCGCCTTGGGCTCCACTTACTGAAG gTGCCCTGCTCCAGCCTCTGTGCAGACACTAGTGCAGCTGTGGAGGCAAAGCTGCAGTCCACCTTCTCCCGGGCCCGCCGCTGCCGGCCTGTGGTCTTGTTGCTGACAGCTGTGGACCTTCTAGGTCGGGACCGTGATGGGCTGGGTGAGGATGCCCGTGTAGTGGCCACACTGCGTCACCTCCTCCTCAGTGAAGACCCCATTAGCAG CTGCCCTCCCCTGATGGTTGTGGCCACCACAAGCCGAGCCCAGGACCTGCTGGCTGATGTGCAGACAGCATTTCTGCATGAACTGGAGGTGCCTGTGCTATCAGAGGGGCAGCGGCTTAGCATCCTGCGGGCCCTCACTGCCCATGTTCCCCTGGGCCAAGAGGTGAACCTGGCACAGCTGGCGCGGCGGTGTGCA GGCTTTGTGGTAGGGGATATCTATGCCCTTCTGACCCACAGCAGCCGAGCCGCCTGCACCAGGATGAAGAACTCAgg tttGAGCGAGGAAGATGAGGGGGAGCTGTGTGCTGCTGGATTTCCCCTCTTGGCTGAGGACTTTGGGCAGGCACTAGAGCAACTGCAGACAGCTCACTCCCAGGCCGTCGGAGCCCCCAAG ATCCCCTCAGTGTCCTGGCATGATGTGGGCGGTCTGCAGGAGGTGAAGAAGGAGATTCTGGAGACCATTCAGCTCCCTCTAGAGCACCCTGAGCTGCTGAGCCTGGGTTTGAGACGCTCCGGCCTTCTGCTCCACGGGCCCCCTGGCACTGGCAAGACCCTCCTGGCCAAGGCAGTAGCCACTGAGTGCAGCCTTACCTTCCTCAG TGTGAAGGGACCAGAGCTCATCAACATGTACGTGGGCCAAAGTGAGGAGAATGTGCGGGAAG TGTTTGCCAGGGCCCGGGCTGCAGCTCCATGCATTATCTTCTTTGATGAACTGGATTCTTTGGCCCCAAGCCGAGGGCGAAGTGGAGACTCTGGAGGTGTGATGGACAG GGTGGTGTCTCAGCTCCTGGCTGAGCTGGATGGACTTCACAGCACTCAGGATGTATTTGTGATTGGAGCCACCAACAGACCAGACCTCCTGGACCCTGCCCTCCTGCGACCTGGCAG ATTTGACAAGCTGGTGTTTGTGGGAGTGAGCGAGGACCGGGCTTCCCAGCTACGTATTCTGAGCGCCATCACACGCAA ATTCAAGCTAGAACCCTCTGTGAGCCTGGCAAACGTGCTGGATTGCTGCCCTTCCCAGATGACAGGTGCAGACCTCTACTCTCTCTGCTCTGATGCCATGACAGCTGCTCTCAAACGCAGGGTTCATGATCTAGAGGAAG GGCTGGAGCCTGGGAGCTCAGCACTGCTACTCACCATGGAGGACCTATTGCAGGCAGCTGCCCGGCTGCAGCCCTCAGTCAGTGAGCAGGAGCTGCTCCGGTACAAGCGCATTCAGCGCAAGTTTGCTGCCTGCTAA
- the PEX6 gene encoding peroxisome biogenesis factor 6 isoform X2, with the protein MALAVLRLLEPFPTETSPLAVLLPPGGPWPAAGLGMVLALRPAGESPAGPALLVAALDGPGAETEEQGPGPPELLVSRALLRLLALGSGAWVRARPVRRPPALCWALLGASAGPALGPRVGQLLVRRGEALPVPGPRVLETRPALQGLLGPGTRLAVTELPVRTRQCSESGDRSRLPPPPMVSSFAVSGTVRRLQGVLGGTGDSLAVLEPPWDLSERLGPGSGQLREHLADGLALVPATLAFNLGCDPLEVGELSIQRYLEGSIASEDKGSCSLLPGPPFARELHIEIVSSPHYSTNGNYDHVLYQHFQTPRLVQEGDILCVPTVGQVELLEGSPEKLPRWQEIFFKVKKTVGEAPGGPTNAYLADTTHTSLYMVGSSLSLVPRLPSGEFTLWNSLSPPGLESLVTDLCAILKPRLQPGGALLTGTSSVLLWGPPGSGKTTVVAAACGRLGLHLLKVPCSSLCADTSAAVEAKLQSTFSRARRCRPVVLLLTAVDLLGRDRDGLGEDARVVATLRHLLLSEDPISSCPPLMVVATTSRAQDLLADVQTAFLHELEVPVLSEGQRLSILRALTAHVPLGQEVNLAQLARRCAGFVVGDIYALLTHSSRAACTRMKNSGLSEEDEGELCAAGFPLLAEDFGQALEQLQTAHSQAVGAPKIPSVSWHDVGGLQEVKKEILETIQLPLEHPELLSLGLRRSGLLLHGPPGTGKTLLAKAVATECSLTFLSVKGPELINMYVGQSEENVREVFARARAAAPCIIFFDELDSLAPSRGRSGDSGGVMDRVVSQLLAELDGLHSTQDVFVIGATNRPDLLDPALLRPGRFDKLVFVGVSEDRASQLRILSAITRKFKLEPSVSLANVLDCCPSQMTGADLYSLCSDAMTAALKRRVHDLEEGLEPGSSALLLTMEDLLQAAARLQPSVSEQELLRYKRIQRKFAAC; encoded by the exons ATGGCGTTGGCTGTTCTGCGGCTTCTGGAACCTTTTCCGACCGAGACATCCCCGTTGGCAGTGCTGCTGCCGCCTGGGGGCCCGTGGCCGGCGgcggggctgggcatggtgctggCCCTGCGGCCTGCAGGGGAGAGCCCAGCAGGGCCCGCGCTGCTAGTGGCGGCCCTAGATGGGCCGGGCGCGGAGACCGAGGAGCAAGGTCCCGGGCCCCCGGAGCTGCTGGTTAGCCGCGCACTGCTGCGGCTCCTGGCTCTGGGTTCCGGTGCGTGGGTGCGGGCGCGGCCAGTGCGGCGGCCCCCGGCGCTGTGCTGGGCGCTGCTCGGCGCCTCGGCGGGGCCAGCGCTCGGACCCCGAGTCGGGCAGCTGCTGGTGAGGCGCGGAGAGGCCCTGCCAGTGCCTGGACCGCGGGTCCTGGAGACGCGGCCGGCGTTGCAAGGGCTGCTGGGTCCAGGAACTCGGCTGGCTGTGACTGAGCTACCTGTGCGGACCAGACAGTGCTCGGAGAGTGGGGACCGCAGCAGGCTCCCACCTCCACCCATGGTGTCCTCTTTTGCGGTTTCTGGCACAGTCCGGCGACTCCAAGGAGTTCTGGGAGGAACTGGAGATTCACTGGCA GTCCTAGAACCTCCCTGGGACCTCTCTGAGAGGCTGGGACCTGGCTCTGGGCAGCTGAGAGAGCACCTGGCTGACGGACTGGCGCTCGTGCCTGCCACGTTGGCTTTTAACCTCGGCTGTGACCCTTTGGAAGTGGGAGAGCTCAGCATTCAG AGGTACTTGGAAGGCTCCATTGCCTCTGAAGACAAAGGAAGCTGCTCACTGCTGCCTGGGCCTCCATTTGCCAGAgagttgcacattgaaattgtgTCTTCTCCCCACTACAGCACTAATGGAAATTATGACCATGTTCTTTACCAGCACTTTCAGACACCCAG GTTAGTCCAGGAAGGGGATATTCTGTGTGTGCCAACAGTTGGGCAAGTAGAACTCCTGGAAGGAAGTCCAGAGAAACTGCCCAG GTGGCAggagatattttttaaagtaaagaaaacagTTGGAGAAGCTCCAGGTGGACCAACTAACGCCTACTTGGCCGATACCACCCATACCTCCTTGTACATG GTAGGTTCTTCCCTGAGCCTTGTTCCAAGGCTTCCTTCAGGAGAATTCACTCTCTGGAACAGTTTATCTCCTCCGGGCCTGGAGTCCTTGGTAACTGACCTCTGTGCTATCCTGAAACCCCGCCTCCAGCCAGG GGGTGCCTTATTGACAGGAACTAGCAGCGTCCTTCTCTGGGGCCCCCCGGGCAGTGGGAAAACCACAGTAGTTGCTGCTGCCTGTGGTCGCCTTGGGCTCCACTTACTGAAG gTGCCCTGCTCCAGCCTCTGTGCAGACACTAGTGCAGCTGTGGAGGCAAAGCTGCAGTCCACCTTCTCCCGGGCCCGCCGCTGCCGGCCTGTGGTCTTGTTGCTGACAGCTGTGGACCTTCTAGGTCGGGACCGTGATGGGCTGGGTGAGGATGCCCGTGTAGTGGCCACACTGCGTCACCTCCTCCTCAGTGAAGACCCCATTAGCAG CTGCCCTCCCCTGATGGTTGTGGCCACCACAAGCCGAGCCCAGGACCTGCTGGCTGATGTGCAGACAGCATTTCTGCATGAACTGGAGGTGCCTGTGCTATCAGAGGGGCAGCGGCTTAGCATCCTGCGGGCCCTCACTGCCCATGTTCCCCTGGGCCAAGAGGTGAACCTGGCACAGCTGGCGCGGCGGTGTGCA GGCTTTGTGGTAGGGGATATCTATGCCCTTCTGACCCACAGCAGCCGAGCCGCCTGCACCAGGATGAAGAACTCAgg tttGAGCGAGGAAGATGAGGGGGAGCTGTGTGCTGCTGGATTTCCCCTCTTGGCTGAGGACTTTGGGCAGGCACTAGAGCAACTGCAGACAGCTCACTCCCAGGCCGTCGGAGCCCCCAAG ATCCCCTCAGTGTCCTGGCATGATGTGGGCGGTCTGCAGGAGGTGAAGAAGGAGATTCTGGAGACCATTCAGCTCCCTCTAGAGCACCCTGAGCTGCTGAGCCTGGGTTTGAGACGCTCCGGCCTTCTGCTCCACGGGCCCCCTGGCACTGGCAAGACCCTCCTGGCCAAGGCAGTAGCCACTGAGTGCAGCCTTACCTTCCTCAG TGTGAAGGGACCAGAGCTCATCAACATGTACGTGGGCCAAAGTGAGGAGAATGTGCGGGAAG TGTTTGCCAGGGCCCGGGCTGCAGCTCCATGCATTATCTTCTTTGATGAACTGGATTCTTTGGCCCCAAGCCGAGGGCGAAGTGGAGACTCTGGAGGTGTGATGGACAG GGTGGTGTCTCAGCTCCTGGCTGAGCTGGATGGACTTCACAGCACTCAGGATGTATTTGTGATTGGAGCCACCAACAGACCAGACCTCCTGGACCCTGCCCTCCTGCGACCTGGCAG ATTTGACAAGCTGGTGTTTGTGGGAGTGAGCGAGGACCGGGCTTCCCAGCTACGTATTCTGAGCGCCATCACACGCAA ATTCAAGCTAGAACCCTCTGTGAGCCTGGCAAACGTGCTGGATTGCTGCCCTTCCCAGATGACAGGTGCAGACCTCTACTCTCTCTGCTCTGATGCCATGACAGCTGCTCTCAAACGCAGGGTTCATGATCTAGAGGAAG GGCTGGAGCCTGGGAGCTCAGCACTGCTACTCACCATGGAGGACCTATTGCAGGCAGCTGCCCGGCTGCAGCCCTCAGTCAGTGAGCAGGAGCTGCTCCGGTACAAGCGCATTCAGCGCAAGTTTGCTGCCTGCTAA
- the PEX6 gene encoding peroxisome biogenesis factor 6 isoform X3 has translation MALAVLRLLEPFPTETSPLAVLLPPGGPWPAAGLGMVLALRPAGESPAGPALLVAALDGPGAETEEQGPGPPELLVSRALLRLLALGSGAWVRARPVRRPPALCWALLGASAGPALGPRVGQLLVRRGEALPVPGPRVLETRPALQGLLGPGTRLAVTELPVRTRQCSESGDRSRLPPPPMVSSFAVSGTVRRLQGVLGGTGDSLARYLEGSIASEDKGSCSLLPGPPFARELHIEIVSSPHYSTNGNYDHVLYQHFQTPRLVQEGDILCVPTVGQVELLEGSPEKLPRWQEIFFKVKKTVGEAPGGPTNAYLADTTHTSLYMVGSSLSLVPRLPSGEFTLWNSLSPPGLESLVTDLCAILKPRLQPGGALLTGTSSVLLWGPPGSGKTTVVAAACGRLGLHLLKVPCSSLCADTSAAVEAKLQSTFSRARRCRPVVLLLTAVDLLGRDRDGLGEDARVVATLRHLLLSEDPISSCPPLMVVATTSRAQDLLADVQTAFLHELEVPVLSEGQRLSILRALTAHVPLGQEVNLAQLARRCAGFVVGDIYALLTHSSRAACTRMKNSGLSEEDEGELCAAGFPLLAEDFGQALEQLQTAHSQAVGAPKIPSVSWHDVGGLQEVKKEILETIQLPLEHPELLSLGLRRSGLLLHGPPGTGKTLLAKAVATECSLTFLSVKGPELINMYVGQSEENVREVFARARAAAPCIIFFDELDSLAPSRGRSGDSGGVMDRVVSQLLAELDGLHSTQDVFVIGATNRPDLLDPALLRPGRFDKLVFVGVSEDRASQLRILSAITRKFKLEPSVSLANVLDCCPSQMTGADLYSLCSDAMTAALKRRVHDLEEGLEPGSSALLLTMEDLLQAAARLQPSVSEQELLRYKRIQRKFAAC, from the exons ATGGCGTTGGCTGTTCTGCGGCTTCTGGAACCTTTTCCGACCGAGACATCCCCGTTGGCAGTGCTGCTGCCGCCTGGGGGCCCGTGGCCGGCGgcggggctgggcatggtgctggCCCTGCGGCCTGCAGGGGAGAGCCCAGCAGGGCCCGCGCTGCTAGTGGCGGCCCTAGATGGGCCGGGCGCGGAGACCGAGGAGCAAGGTCCCGGGCCCCCGGAGCTGCTGGTTAGCCGCGCACTGCTGCGGCTCCTGGCTCTGGGTTCCGGTGCGTGGGTGCGGGCGCGGCCAGTGCGGCGGCCCCCGGCGCTGTGCTGGGCGCTGCTCGGCGCCTCGGCGGGGCCAGCGCTCGGACCCCGAGTCGGGCAGCTGCTGGTGAGGCGCGGAGAGGCCCTGCCAGTGCCTGGACCGCGGGTCCTGGAGACGCGGCCGGCGTTGCAAGGGCTGCTGGGTCCAGGAACTCGGCTGGCTGTGACTGAGCTACCTGTGCGGACCAGACAGTGCTCGGAGAGTGGGGACCGCAGCAGGCTCCCACCTCCACCCATGGTGTCCTCTTTTGCGGTTTCTGGCACAGTCCGGCGACTCCAAGGAGTTCTGGGAGGAACTGGAGATTCACTGGCA AGGTACTTGGAAGGCTCCATTGCCTCTGAAGACAAAGGAAGCTGCTCACTGCTGCCTGGGCCTCCATTTGCCAGAgagttgcacattgaaattgtgTCTTCTCCCCACTACAGCACTAATGGAAATTATGACCATGTTCTTTACCAGCACTTTCAGACACCCAG GTTAGTCCAGGAAGGGGATATTCTGTGTGTGCCAACAGTTGGGCAAGTAGAACTCCTGGAAGGAAGTCCAGAGAAACTGCCCAG GTGGCAggagatattttttaaagtaaagaaaacagTTGGAGAAGCTCCAGGTGGACCAACTAACGCCTACTTGGCCGATACCACCCATACCTCCTTGTACATG GTAGGTTCTTCCCTGAGCCTTGTTCCAAGGCTTCCTTCAGGAGAATTCACTCTCTGGAACAGTTTATCTCCTCCGGGCCTGGAGTCCTTGGTAACTGACCTCTGTGCTATCCTGAAACCCCGCCTCCAGCCAGG GGGTGCCTTATTGACAGGAACTAGCAGCGTCCTTCTCTGGGGCCCCCCGGGCAGTGGGAAAACCACAGTAGTTGCTGCTGCCTGTGGTCGCCTTGGGCTCCACTTACTGAAG gTGCCCTGCTCCAGCCTCTGTGCAGACACTAGTGCAGCTGTGGAGGCAAAGCTGCAGTCCACCTTCTCCCGGGCCCGCCGCTGCCGGCCTGTGGTCTTGTTGCTGACAGCTGTGGACCTTCTAGGTCGGGACCGTGATGGGCTGGGTGAGGATGCCCGTGTAGTGGCCACACTGCGTCACCTCCTCCTCAGTGAAGACCCCATTAGCAG CTGCCCTCCCCTGATGGTTGTGGCCACCACAAGCCGAGCCCAGGACCTGCTGGCTGATGTGCAGACAGCATTTCTGCATGAACTGGAGGTGCCTGTGCTATCAGAGGGGCAGCGGCTTAGCATCCTGCGGGCCCTCACTGCCCATGTTCCCCTGGGCCAAGAGGTGAACCTGGCACAGCTGGCGCGGCGGTGTGCA GGCTTTGTGGTAGGGGATATCTATGCCCTTCTGACCCACAGCAGCCGAGCCGCCTGCACCAGGATGAAGAACTCAgg tttGAGCGAGGAAGATGAGGGGGAGCTGTGTGCTGCTGGATTTCCCCTCTTGGCTGAGGACTTTGGGCAGGCACTAGAGCAACTGCAGACAGCTCACTCCCAGGCCGTCGGAGCCCCCAAG ATCCCCTCAGTGTCCTGGCATGATGTGGGCGGTCTGCAGGAGGTGAAGAAGGAGATTCTGGAGACCATTCAGCTCCCTCTAGAGCACCCTGAGCTGCTGAGCCTGGGTTTGAGACGCTCCGGCCTTCTGCTCCACGGGCCCCCTGGCACTGGCAAGACCCTCCTGGCCAAGGCAGTAGCCACTGAGTGCAGCCTTACCTTCCTCAG TGTGAAGGGACCAGAGCTCATCAACATGTACGTGGGCCAAAGTGAGGAGAATGTGCGGGAAG TGTTTGCCAGGGCCCGGGCTGCAGCTCCATGCATTATCTTCTTTGATGAACTGGATTCTTTGGCCCCAAGCCGAGGGCGAAGTGGAGACTCTGGAGGTGTGATGGACAG GGTGGTGTCTCAGCTCCTGGCTGAGCTGGATGGACTTCACAGCACTCAGGATGTATTTGTGATTGGAGCCACCAACAGACCAGACCTCCTGGACCCTGCCCTCCTGCGACCTGGCAG ATTTGACAAGCTGGTGTTTGTGGGAGTGAGCGAGGACCGGGCTTCCCAGCTACGTATTCTGAGCGCCATCACACGCAA ATTCAAGCTAGAACCCTCTGTGAGCCTGGCAAACGTGCTGGATTGCTGCCCTTCCCAGATGACAGGTGCAGACCTCTACTCTCTCTGCTCTGATGCCATGACAGCTGCTCTCAAACGCAGGGTTCATGATCTAGAGGAAG GGCTGGAGCCTGGGAGCTCAGCACTGCTACTCACCATGGAGGACCTATTGCAGGCAGCTGCCCGGCTGCAGCCCTCAGTCAGTGAGCAGGAGCTGCTCCGGTACAAGCGCATTCAGCGCAAGTTTGCTGCCTGCTAA